A genomic window from Chloroflexia bacterium SDU3-3 includes:
- a CDS encoding SDR family NAD(P)-dependent oxidoreductase, which produces MKTMDIPNQRGILAVVTGANSGIGLGITRRLAAAGAEVILAVRNQQKGEQAIRQLQSELPTAKLGLELIDLASLDSVRAFSARLNAAGRPIHMLINNAGIMAPPTRHTTADGFELQFGANYLGHFAMTAGLLPLLRAGTARVVTLSSLVNRIGHINFDDLQWEKRYSPGRAYGQSKLADLLFAIELNRRSQAHSWGIRSNAAHPGATHTNLQTTGPTLGTARTTASPFMRLTTIIPGFWQEVEQGCLPALFAATSPAAVGGGYYGPDGFAELSGMPKPARIPREALDAQVARRLWQVSEQLTGSQFAA; this is translated from the coding sequence ATGAAGACCATGGATATCCCTAACCAGCGCGGCATACTGGCGGTAGTGACGGGCGCAAACAGCGGCATTGGGCTGGGCATCACGCGGCGGCTGGCGGCGGCGGGGGCCGAGGTCATCCTGGCCGTGCGCAACCAGCAGAAGGGCGAGCAGGCCATCCGCCAGCTTCAGAGCGAGCTTCCCACCGCCAAGCTGGGGCTAGAGCTGATCGACCTGGCTAGCCTCGACTCGGTGCGGGCCTTTTCTGCCCGCCTGAACGCCGCCGGACGGCCCATCCACATGCTGATCAACAACGCGGGGATCATGGCCCCGCCTACGCGCCACACCACCGCCGATGGCTTCGAGCTACAGTTCGGCGCCAACTACCTCGGCCACTTTGCCATGACCGCAGGGTTGCTGCCCCTGCTGCGGGCGGGCACGGCGCGCGTGGTGACACTCAGCAGCCTGGTGAACCGCATCGGCCATATCAACTTCGACGACCTCCAGTGGGAGAAGCGCTACTCGCCGGGGCGAGCCTACGGCCAGTCGAAGCTGGCCGATCTGCTCTTCGCTATCGAGCTGAACCGCCGCAGCCAGGCCCACAGCTGGGGTATCCGCAGTAATGCCGCCCACCCCGGCGCGACGCACACCAACCTGCAGACCACTGGCCCTACGCTGGGCACCGCGCGCACCACCGCCAGCCCATTTATGCGCCTCACCACCATAATTCCGGGCTTCTGGCAGGAGGTAGAGCAGGGCTGCCTGCCTGCGCTGTTCGCGGCCACCAGCCCCGCTGCGGTGGGCGGCGGCTACTACGGCCCCGATGGCTTTGCCGAGCTGAGCGGCATGCCCAAGCCAGCCCGCATCCCCCGCGAGGCGCTGGATGCCCAGGTGGCCAGGCGGCTCTGGCAGGTCTCCGAGCAGCTGACCGGCAGCCAGTTTGCTGCCTAG
- a CDS encoding reverse transcriptase-like protein — MDPIDSLTFEGACEPNPCGMMTWRYAITLASGSPIQGSDIFPASPSNTLHVAEYCGLLAGLHAYIDSGQRGPLRIIGESQMVIYQLKRIYPVLAPGLKGYYAKADALLAQIHSLSIVWYPRTYTSWLS; from the coding sequence ATGGACCCCATCGACAGCCTCACCTTTGAGGGAGCGTGCGAGCCAAACCCCTGCGGCATGATGACATGGCGCTACGCCATCACCCTTGCCAGCGGCAGCCCCATCCAGGGCAGCGATATCTTCCCGGCCAGCCCCAGCAACACCCTTCATGTGGCCGAATACTGCGGGCTGCTGGCCGGGCTGCACGCCTACATCGACTCGGGGCAGCGTGGCCCGCTCCGTATCATCGGCGAGAGCCAGATGGTGATCTACCAGCTGAAGCGGATCTACCCCGTGCTAGCCCCCGGCCTGAAGGGCTACTATGCCAAGGCCGATGCGCTGCTGGCCCAGATCCACTCGCTGTCGATCGTGTGGTACCCGCGCACCTACACATCGTGGCTCTCCTAA
- a CDS encoding sulfoxide reductase heme-binding subunit YedZ translates to TFAGLDYGLHWGLIVDGALEKPYVLAGLAAFGLLVPLAATSTRWAMRRLGKRWKPLHRLVYAAAALAVLHFLWLSKDPRQALLFGAALALLLLLRLPLVRRTVVAWRTRAGGAT, encoded by the coding sequence GACCTTCGCCGGGCTGGACTACGGGCTGCACTGGGGGCTGATCGTGGACGGGGCGCTGGAGAAGCCCTATGTGCTGGCGGGGCTGGCGGCCTTCGGGCTGCTGGTGCCGCTGGCGGCCACCTCGACCCGCTGGGCCATGCGCCGCCTGGGCAAGCGCTGGAAGCCGCTGCATCGGCTGGTGTACGCGGCGGCGGCGCTGGCGGTGCTGCACTTCCTTTGGCTCTCGAAGGATCCGCGCCAGGCCCTGCTGTTCGGCGCGGCCCTCGCCCTGCTGCTGCTGCTGCGCCTGCCCCTGGTGCGCCGCACCGTGGTGGCCTGGCGCACTAGGGCGGGCGGCGCTACTTGA
- a CDS encoding TetR/AcrR family transcriptional regulator, translating to MEKLESGRRERKDMLRNLERVLEAANELFAERGSGVTMEEVARRAGVGVGTVYRRFPSKEHLFAAVSDAVCHDTRSKLQQATATAPDSITKLHALVYTFYVKIECQSALLDPAASESAPCSASALYADLHHMLTITIAEGQQQGMFAPGDLTIRAALCAELMTPRTFHHLRQITGWDAESIAEQVTQFMLQGLGVGEQHE from the coding sequence ATGGAGAAACTGGAAAGCGGGCGACGCGAGCGCAAGGACATGCTGCGCAACCTTGAGCGGGTGCTTGAGGCCGCAAACGAACTCTTCGCCGAGCGCGGCAGCGGCGTCACCATGGAAGAGGTCGCGCGGCGCGCCGGGGTGGGCGTCGGCACGGTCTACCGCCGCTTCCCGAGCAAAGAGCACCTCTTCGCCGCCGTCAGCGATGCGGTCTGTCACGACACCCGCAGCAAGCTGCAGCAGGCCACCGCCACCGCCCCCGACAGCATCACCAAGCTCCACGCGCTGGTCTACACATTTTATGTCAAAATAGAATGCCAGTCGGCGCTGCTCGACCCAGCCGCATCCGAGTCGGCCCCGTGCTCGGCCAGCGCGCTCTACGCCGACCTGCACCATATGCTCACCATCACCATCGCCGAAGGCCAGCAGCAGGGCATGTTCGCCCCCGGCGACCTGACCATCCGCGCCGCGCTCTGCGCCGAGCTGATGACCCCGCGCACCTTCCACCACCTGCGCCAGATCACCGGCTGGGATGCCGAGTCGATCGCCGAGCAGGTCACCCAGTTCATGCTGCAGGGCCTCGGCGTTGGCGAGCAACACGAATAA
- a CDS encoding glycosyltransferase family 39 protein translates to MPSAVPHDRALSRDRVGQLFYARGRLTQPGRSRGVEAGMRIEFPRAHSRAIPWLREDVAALLLRLVVLITALLPRIIQLGMFVTVDEADHWIERSTTFLAALRSGDLAATAITSHPGVITMWLGSAGIVLHELALQAHLAQDTFAARLALMQLPVALANALGVMVGYALLRRLLPAHTAFLAALLWAADPFLIAYSRVLHVDALTSTFVTLSFLAACVYWNHTPQRRTLVLSGVFAGMGLLCKSPALVLFPAVGLLALSARTPRRAVGALAVWGLAAAATAALLWPALLVEPMRVVELVASGVTDNGAVPHANGNFFLGQATDAPGLLFYPVVLAMRTTPITLVGLLLLPWAWRDLAHHRRRDMAALALLVLLVLLALSIFAKKHNRYLVPAFPAVDVLAAVGLAGALARISLRRVRQAAAAALVAAAALNLAFWHPYSIASFNQLLGGAQAGADDFLVGWGEGLEQVAAWLNEQPDSQGAWVATTLKSPLAAYLRPGMHVMQPNLDMPEKIRYVVVYVRNAQGGPPAPPFDRYYQYGTPAHTVSIHGVPYAWIYQVQPQITTASGASFGDALALRGFSLDVGDAGAVALKLAWQTTRAGQSDYAAFVHVLGPDGQRYAQLDPQLATGGLGVGRFLTSELPFSLPADAPAGTYRVLLGTYDPATGQRLALGGAQAADPALDGGETLLLTTFTKSGG, encoded by the coding sequence ATGCCGTCGGCTGTTCCGCACGATCGCGCCCTATCGCGCGATCGTGTGGGGCAGCTTTTTTATGCGCGCGGTCGGCTGACGCAGCCTGGCAGAAGTCGTGGTGTAGAGGCAGGTATGCGAATTGAATTTCCACGGGCGCACTCCCGTGCTATCCCCTGGCTGCGCGAGGATGTGGCCGCGCTGCTGCTGCGGCTGGTGGTGCTGATCACGGCGCTGCTGCCGCGCATCATCCAGCTGGGCATGTTTGTAACGGTGGATGAGGCCGACCACTGGATCGAGCGCTCGACCACGTTTCTGGCCGCGCTGCGCAGCGGCGATCTGGCGGCCACCGCCATCACCTCGCACCCCGGCGTGATCACCATGTGGCTGGGCAGCGCGGGCATCGTGCTGCACGAGCTGGCTCTGCAGGCCCACCTGGCGCAGGACACCTTCGCGGCGCGGCTGGCGCTGATGCAGCTGCCGGTGGCGCTAGCCAACGCCCTGGGCGTGATGGTGGGCTACGCGCTGCTGCGTCGGCTGCTACCCGCGCACACCGCCTTCCTGGCCGCGCTGCTGTGGGCCGCCGACCCCTTCCTGATCGCCTACAGCCGCGTGCTGCATGTGGATGCGCTCACATCCACCTTTGTGACGCTCAGCTTCCTGGCGGCCTGTGTCTACTGGAACCATACCCCGCAGCGGCGCACGCTGGTGCTCTCGGGGGTGTTCGCGGGCATGGGGCTGCTGTGCAAGTCGCCCGCGCTGGTGCTGTTCCCCGCGGTCGGCCTGCTGGCGCTTTCCGCGCGCACGCCACGCCGCGCCGTGGGCGCGCTGGCTGTATGGGGGCTGGCCGCCGCCGCCACCGCCGCGCTGCTCTGGCCCGCCCTGCTGGTCGAGCCGATGCGCGTGGTCGAGCTGGTGGCCAGCGGCGTCACCGACAATGGTGCGGTGCCGCACGCCAATGGCAACTTCTTCCTCGGCCAGGCCACCGATGCGCCAGGGCTGCTGTTCTACCCGGTGGTGCTGGCCATGCGCACCACGCCGATCACGCTGGTGGGCCTGCTGCTGCTGCCCTGGGCCTGGCGCGATCTGGCCCACCACCGCCGCCGCGACATGGCCGCGCTGGCGCTGCTGGTGCTGCTGGTGCTGCTGGCGCTCAGCATCTTTGCCAAGAAGCACAACCGCTATCTGGTGCCTGCCTTCCCGGCGGTGGATGTGCTGGCTGCTGTGGGCCTGGCCGGGGCCTTGGCGCGCATCTCGCTGCGGCGGGTGCGCCAGGCCGCCGCTGCCGCGCTGGTGGCCGCTGCCGCGCTAAACCTAGCCTTCTGGCACCCCTACAGTATCGCCTCATTCAACCAGCTGCTGGGCGGCGCGCAGGCTGGCGCAGATGATTTTCTGGTGGGCTGGGGCGAGGGCCTGGAGCAGGTGGCTGCCTGGCTGAATGAGCAGCCCGATAGCCAGGGCGCCTGGGTGGCCACCACGCTCAAGTCGCCGCTGGCCGCCTACCTGCGCCCCGGCATGCACGTGATGCAGCCCAACCTCGACATGCCCGAGAAGATCCGCTATGTGGTGGTGTATGTGCGCAACGCCCAGGGCGGGCCGCCCGCGCCGCCGTTTGACCGCTACTATCAGTACGGCACGCCCGCCCATACAGTCAGCATCCACGGCGTGCCCTACGCGTGGATCTACCAGGTGCAGCCGCAGATCACCACCGCCAGCGGCGCATCGTTTGGCGATGCGCTAGCGCTGCGCGGCTTCAGCCTGGATGTGGGGGACGCCGGTGCGGTGGCGCTGAAGCTGGCCTGGCAGACCACGCGGGCAGGCCAGAGCGACTACGCCGCCTTTGTGCATGTGCTTGGCCCTGATGGCCAGCGCTATGCCCAGCTCGACCCGCAGCTGGCCACCGGCGGGCTGGGCGTTGGCCGCTTCCTCACCAGCGAGCTGCCCTTCAGCCTGCCCGCCGACGCACCCGCAGGCACCTACCGCGTGCTGCTGGGCACCTACGACCCTGCCACCGGCCAGCGCCTGGCCCTGGGCGGCGCGCAGGCCGCCGACCCCGCGCTGGATGGCGGCGAGACGCTGCTGCTGACCACCTTCACCAAGAGTGGTGGCTAG
- a CDS encoding phage holin family protein codes for MQEPILPNEPQQKPWHKQLFHTLIRWLITTLAIFAAVLLVPGMHFTGPGWQLGIIAAVFGGVNMLIRPLLTLLTCPLILLTFGLFGLVLNAVFLIITAQIAGSFGLQFTIDGFWSALLGGLIISVITTLLNILSGETPVVVVRQVK; via the coding sequence ATGCAAGAACCAATACTTCCCAACGAGCCGCAGCAGAAACCCTGGCACAAGCAGCTCTTCCACACGCTCATCCGCTGGCTGATCACCACGCTGGCGATCTTCGCGGCGGTGCTGCTGGTGCCCGGAATGCACTTCACCGGCCCCGGCTGGCAGCTGGGCATCATCGCGGCGGTGTTCGGCGGGGTAAACATGCTCATCCGCCCGCTGCTGACCCTGCTGACATGCCCACTCATCCTGCTCACCTTCGGGCTGTTCGGGCTGGTGCTCAACGCCGTCTTCCTGATCATCACCGCCCAGATCGCCGGATCGTTTGGCCTGCAGTTCACCATCGACGGCTTCTGGTCGGCTCTGCTGGGCGGCCTGATCATCTCGGTCATCACCACGCTGCTCAACATCCTCTCGGGCGAGACGCCGGTGGTAGTGGTGCGTCAGGTCAAGTAG
- a CDS encoding TetR/AcrR family transcriptional regulator: MARPKSEDKRKAILDAAAMVFAERGVWSTPTSAISRAAGVADGTLFTYFATKEVLVNALYRAIKEDLAKVMMDTCPMSASFQAIFFHVWESYVQWGIANPARYKVLVQLQVSNQISTESRLIGAAPFVQIEQFANLSRERDGMRQYPVAFVGALFSSIADTTIAAMVRDPGGDVDYCRLGFDAFWRGVMVAE; this comes from the coding sequence ATGGCACGTCCGAAGAGCGAAGATAAACGTAAGGCGATCCTGGATGCAGCCGCCATGGTGTTTGCCGAGCGCGGGGTGTGGTCAACCCCCACGTCGGCCATCTCCAGAGCTGCTGGCGTTGCGGATGGCACGCTGTTCACCTATTTCGCCACAAAAGAGGTGTTGGTAAATGCGCTCTATCGTGCGATCAAAGAAGATCTGGCCAAGGTGATGATGGACACGTGCCCTATGTCTGCCAGCTTCCAGGCGATCTTTTTCCATGTCTGGGAAAGCTATGTGCAGTGGGGAATTGCGAATCCGGCGCGCTACAAGGTGCTGGTCCAGCTCCAGGTCTCCAACCAGATCTCGACGGAGAGCAGGCTGATCGGGGCCGCCCCATTTGTCCAAATTGAGCAATTTGCCAACCTGAGCCGAGAGCGTGATGGGATGCGGCAGTACCCGGTTGCGTTTGTGGGTGCGCTGTTCAGCAGTATCGCTGATACAACGATAGCCGCGATGGTGCGCGACCCTGGGGGGGATGTGGACTACTGTCGTCTCGGGTTCGATGCGTTCTGGCGCGGCGTGATGGTGGCGGAGTAG
- a CDS encoding aminopeptidase P family protein has product MDIYQEKAAQVAGLLDAFDMDMWLIFVRETAESADPALKMLGHYGVVWTTAFVFTRSGARVALCGRGDDEAIRMQGVFDEVRTYTQGIGDELVRLLAEHDPQRIGINYSQSDVSADGLTFGMYLNLCEYLKDTPYRERLVSAEPFVEALRGHKTAQELARMREAIALGLQIFEETSAFLRPGLSEKQIYAYVHDLVRQHGVDTSWDAAHCPTLNAGPGSPWGHVGVSDEVIRPGETLNMDFGIILNGYCSDNQRVWYCLRPGESAPPAEVQHVFDVVIGAIQAAADVVRPGVRGWEVDAVARSFIVGAGYEEFPHALGHAVGRYCHDGGVGFYPRWERYGTKPYGTISAGQIFTLELGVRSPFGYISVEEEILVTEDGYEWLAPPQKQLWLIRP; this is encoded by the coding sequence ATGGATATCTACCAGGAGAAGGCGGCCCAGGTGGCGGGCTTGCTGGATGCGTTCGACATGGACATGTGGTTGATCTTCGTGCGCGAGACCGCCGAGAGCGCCGACCCGGCCCTGAAGATGCTGGGCCACTATGGCGTGGTGTGGACCACGGCCTTTGTGTTCACCCGCTCGGGCGCGCGGGTGGCGCTGTGCGGGCGCGGCGACGACGAGGCCATCCGCATGCAGGGGGTGTTCGACGAGGTGCGCACCTACACCCAGGGCATCGGCGACGAGCTGGTTCGGCTGCTGGCCGAGCACGACCCGCAGCGCATCGGCATCAACTACAGCCAGAGCGATGTGAGCGCCGATGGCCTGACCTTCGGCATGTACCTGAACCTCTGCGAATACCTGAAGGACACGCCCTACCGCGAGCGCCTGGTCTCCGCCGAGCCGTTTGTCGAGGCGCTGCGTGGCCACAAGACCGCGCAGGAGCTGGCCCGCATGCGCGAGGCGATCGCGCTGGGTCTGCAGATCTTCGAGGAGACCAGCGCCTTCCTGCGGCCCGGCCTCTCCGAGAAGCAGATCTACGCCTATGTGCACGATCTGGTGCGCCAGCACGGTGTGGACACCTCGTGGGATGCCGCGCACTGCCCCACGCTGAACGCTGGCCCCGGCTCGCCCTGGGGCCACGTGGGCGTCTCCGACGAGGTTATCCGCCCCGGCGAGACGCTGAACATGGACTTCGGCATCATCCTGAACGGCTACTGCTCGGACAACCAGCGGGTGTGGTACTGCCTGCGCCCCGGCGAGAGCGCGCCGCCCGCCGAGGTGCAGCACGTGTTCGATGTGGTGATCGGCGCGATCCAGGCTGCCGCCGATGTGGTGCGCCCCGGCGTGCGCGGCTGGGAGGTGGATGCGGTGGCCCGCAGCTTCATCGTGGGTGCGGGCTACGAGGAGTTTCCGCACGCGCTGGGCCACGCCGTGGGCCGCTACTGCCACGATGGCGGCGTGGGCTTCTACCCGCGCTGGGAGCGCTACGGCACCAAGCCGTATGGCACCATCAGCGCCGGGCAGATTTTTACGCTGGAGCTGGGCGTGCGTTCGCCGTTTGGCTACATCAGCGTGGAGGAGGAGATCTTGGTGACGGAGGACGGCTACGAGTGGTTGGCCCCGCCCCAGAAACAGCTGTGGCTCATCCGCCCCTAG
- a CDS encoding carbonate dehydratase yields MTEADPSFFERLAKQQAPEYLWIGCADSRVPSTQLVNLLPGEMFVHRNVANVVVHSDLNCLSVLHYAVEVLKVRHIIVCGHYGCGGVQAALQNLSFGLIDNWLRHVQDVHHKHHAAIERCASPEQQLDLLCELNAIEQATNICQTTIVQRAWERGQDLTIHAWIYGLKDGILHDLDMRVASRGALDAQYGRAVRRVCERG; encoded by the coding sequence ATGACCGAGGCCGACCCGTCTTTTTTCGAGCGGCTAGCCAAGCAGCAGGCCCCCGAGTACCTGTGGATTGGCTGCGCCGACAGCCGTGTGCCATCCACCCAGCTGGTCAACCTGCTGCCGGGCGAGATGTTTGTGCACCGCAACGTGGCCAACGTGGTGGTGCACAGCGATCTCAACTGCCTCTCGGTGCTGCACTACGCGGTGGAGGTGCTGAAGGTGCGGCACATCATCGTATGCGGGCACTACGGCTGCGGCGGCGTGCAGGCGGCGCTGCAAAACCTCAGCTTCGGCCTGATCGACAACTGGCTACGCCACGTGCAGGATGTGCACCACAAGCACCACGCCGCGATCGAGCGCTGCGCCAGCCCCGAGCAGCAGCTCGACCTGCTGTGCGAGCTAAACGCGATCGAGCAGGCCACCAACATCTGCCAGACCACGATCGTACAGCGGGCCTGGGAGCGCGGCCAAGATCTGACCATCCACGCCTGGATCTACGGCCTGAAGGACGGCATCCTGCACGACCTGGATATGCGCGTCGCCAGCCGGGGAGCGCTAGATGCCCAGTATGGGCGCGCCGTCCGCCGGGTCTGCGAGCGGGGCTAG
- the pepE gene encoding dipeptidase PepE translates to MGYDLLLLSNSRMHGQPPLAHLGPALDAFLQGRATIHFAPFALRDHEGYTASIRAALAPRGIRVVGLHAVADPLAELAHAEVLFVGGGNSFRLLKQLYALGLLDVVRRRVASGELRYMGASAGSNMACPSLRTTNDMPIVQPPSFEAFGLIPFQINPHYIDADPSSTHMGETRAQRIAEFLEENAVPVLGLREGAWLRRQDDRLTLHGPTGAVLFERGAEPQPYAEGADLSFLLGRSPAFDTVS, encoded by the coding sequence ATGGGTTACGACCTGCTGCTGCTGAGCAACTCGCGCATGCATGGCCAGCCGCCGCTGGCGCACCTTGGCCCCGCGCTGGATGCGTTTCTGCAGGGCCGCGCCACCATTCACTTTGCGCCCTTCGCCCTGCGCGATCACGAGGGCTACACGGCCAGCATCCGGGCGGCGCTGGCCCCGCGCGGCATCCGTGTGGTGGGCCTGCACGCCGTGGCCGACCCGCTGGCCGAGCTGGCCCATGCCGAGGTGCTGTTTGTGGGCGGCGGCAACAGCTTCCGTTTGCTCAAGCAGCTGTATGCGCTGGGGCTGCTGGATGTGGTGCGGCGGCGTGTGGCCTCGGGCGAGCTGCGCTACATGGGGGCCAGCGCGGGCAGCAACATGGCCTGCCCAAGTCTGCGCACCACCAACGATATGCCAATCGTTCAGCCCCCGTCATTTGAGGCCTTTGGCCTCATCCCCTTCCAAATCAATCCGCACTATATCGATGCCGACCCATCCTCGACCCACATGGGCGAGACCCGCGCCCAGCGCATCGCCGAGTTTCTGGAGGAGAACGCGGTGCCGGTGCTGGGCCTGCGCGAGGGCGCGTGGCTGCGCCGCCAGGATGATCGGCTGACGCTGCACGGCCCGACCGGCGCGGTGCTGTTCGAGCGCGGGGCCGAGCCGCAGCCCTATGCCGAGGGCGCGGATCTGTCGTTCCTGCTGGGCCGCTCGCCCGCATTTGATACGGTCTCCTAA
- the lon gene encoding endopeptidase La, with protein MSDATFSHADSPADSRQALPLIVSDSVVLFPYTVMRLPLDDHSAKAVDAAIANNRLVVVMNRRSDADEDAPLAMQLHRVGVVARVEQSGMLPNGITGVVLRGIVRAELGEITEGHDFARATFNERPDVVERSPELEHLMAEVRAAIDAVLEAQGDVPQEIRSFVRGLTEPGQLADNTGYSGDYSYEERQDLIETFDVFRRLEKVRDFYQKQLTIKELQAKLRQEVQDGAAKQQREFYLRQQMKAIQKELGEDDAESDELDELRTKLAAAEMPAEARKESDRELNRLGRMNSASPEYQMVRTYLEWMAELPWNKVTGNAIDVSYAREVLDADHYGLEKIKERILEYLAVRQRRALIAADGERGREPILLFVGPPGVGKTSLGQSIARSLGRSFVRMSLGGVRDEAELRGFRRTYIGSQPGRIIQELRRAGSSDPVILLDEVDKIGQDYRGDPSSALLEVLDPEQNNTFTDHYLNVPYDLSKVLFIATANDLSTIPGPLRDRMEVIELSGYIEDEKVHIARQHLIPKQVKSSGLRPEEVEVEETALREIIGGYTREAGVRSLERQIGTVLRKVTRRLAEQPADQPAEPVAVTPELVRTALGRPRFFNEARERIDQPGIATGMVWTPVGGDIVFVEATSLEGNPGLKITGQLGDVMRESAEAALTYVRSRSKSLGIDPKFFDTHAIHIHVPAGAVPKDGPSAGITMATALASAATGRFVRDDVAMTGEISLRGRVLPIGGIKEKALGAHRAGIRTIVLPRRNMDDLDDLPREVFDELTFVPVDTLDEVLATALQQSTNPFEGKVTGMLELPRDVQYVQS; from the coding sequence ATGAGCGACGCGACATTCTCTCACGCAGACTCACCCGCAGATTCACGCCAAGCGCTGCCGCTGATCGTCAGCGATAGCGTCGTGCTCTTCCCATATACCGTCATGCGCCTACCGCTCGACGACCATAGCGCCAAGGCCGTAGACGCCGCGATCGCCAACAACCGCCTGGTGGTGGTGATGAACCGCCGCAGCGATGCCGACGAGGATGCGCCGCTGGCCATGCAGCTGCATCGTGTGGGCGTGGTGGCGCGGGTCGAGCAGTCGGGCATGCTGCCAAATGGCATCACCGGCGTGGTGCTGCGCGGGATCGTCCGCGCCGAGCTGGGCGAGATCACCGAGGGCCACGACTTCGCTAGGGCCACATTCAATGAGCGCCCCGATGTGGTGGAGCGCAGCCCCGAGCTGGAGCACCTGATGGCCGAGGTGCGCGCTGCCATCGACGCGGTGCTGGAGGCCCAGGGCGATGTGCCGCAGGAGATCCGCAGCTTCGTGCGCGGCCTGACCGAGCCGGGCCAGCTGGCCGACAACACCGGCTACTCGGGCGACTACTCGTACGAGGAGCGGCAGGATCTGATCGAGACCTTCGATGTGTTCCGCCGCCTGGAGAAGGTGCGCGACTTCTACCAGAAGCAGCTTACCATCAAGGAGCTGCAGGCCAAGCTGCGCCAAGAGGTGCAGGATGGCGCGGCCAAGCAGCAGCGCGAGTTCTACCTGCGCCAGCAGATGAAGGCCATCCAGAAGGAGTTGGGCGAGGACGACGCCGAGTCGGATGAGCTGGATGAGCTGCGCACCAAGCTGGCCGCTGCCGAGATGCCCGCCGAGGCCCGCAAGGAGTCCGACCGCGAGCTGAATCGGCTGGGCCGCATGAACAGCGCCTCGCCTGAGTACCAGATGGTGCGCACCTACCTAGAGTGGATGGCCGAGCTGCCCTGGAATAAGGTCACCGGCAATGCCATCGACGTGAGCTACGCCCGCGAGGTGCTGGACGCCGACCACTACGGCCTGGAGAAGATCAAGGAGCGCATCCTGGAGTACCTGGCGGTGCGCCAGCGCCGCGCCCTGATCGCCGCCGATGGCGAGCGTGGCCGCGAGCCGATCCTGCTGTTCGTCGGCCCTCCCGGCGTGGGCAAGACCAGCCTGGGCCAGAGCATCGCCCGCTCGCTGGGCCGCTCGTTCGTGCGCATGTCGTTGGGTGGTGTGCGCGACGAGGCCGAGCTGCGTGGCTTCCGCCGCACCTACATCGGCTCGCAGCCTGGGCGGATCATCCAGGAGCTGCGGCGCGCTGGGTCTTCCGACCCGGTGATCCTGCTGGATGAGGTGGACAAGATCGGCCAGGACTACCGGGGCGATCCCTCGTCGGCGCTGCTGGAGGTGCTGGACCCCGAGCAGAACAACACGTTCACCGACCACTACCTGAATGTGCCGTACGACCTGTCGAAGGTGCTGTTCATCGCCACCGCCAACGACCTGAGCACCATCCCTGGCCCGCTGCGCGACCGCATGGAGGTGATCGAGCTTTCGGGCTACATCGAGGATGAGAAGGTGCATATCGCCCGCCAGCACCTCATCCCCAAGCAGGTGAAGTCGAGCGGCCTGCGCCCCGAGGAGGTGGAGGTCGAGGAGACCGCGCTGCGCGAGATCATCGGCGGCTACACCCGCGAGGCCGGTGTGCGCAGCCTGGAGCGCCAGATCGGCACGGTGCTGCGCAAGGTCACACGCAGGCTGGCCGAGCAGCCCGCCGACCAGCCCGCCGAGCCGGTGGCGGTGACGCCCGAGCTGGTGCGCACCGCGCTGGGCCGCCCGCGCTTCTTCAACGAGGCCCGCGAGCGGATCGACCAGCCGGGCATCGCCACGGGCATGGTGTGGACGCCGGTGGGCGGCGACATCGTGTTCGTGGAGGCGACCTCGCTGGAGGGCAACCCTGGCCTGAAGATCACGGGCCAGCTGGGCGACGTGATGCGCGAGAGCGCCGAGGCCGCGCTGACCTATGTGCGCTCGCGCTCGAAGTCGCTGGGCATCGACCCCAAGTTCTTCGATACGCACGCCATCCACATCCACGTCCCGGCGGGCGCGGTGCCGAAGGATGGCCCCTCGGCGGGCATCACCATGGCCACAGCGCTGGCCTCGGCGGCCACCGGGCGCTTCGTGCGCGATGACGTGGCGATGACCGGCGAGATCTCGCTGCGCGGGCGGGTGCTGCCGATCGGTGGCATCAAGGAGAAGGCGCTGGGCGCGCACCGCGCTGGTATCCGCACCATCGTCCTGCCGCGCCGCAACATGGACGACCTGGACGACCTGCCGCGCGAGGTCTTCGACGAGCTGACCTTTGTGCCGGTGGATACGCTGGATGAGGTGCTGGCCACGGCGCTTCAGCAGTCGACTAACCCCTTTGAGGGCAAGGTGACGGGTATGCTGGAGCTTCCCCGCGATGTCCAGTATGTCCAGAGCTAG